A window of the Rhodoferax sp. GW822-FHT02A01 genome harbors these coding sequences:
- a CDS encoding LysE family translocator: MPTHQLLLFVAAGWLLNLTPGPDVLYIVSQALRSGARAGVVAGLGITAGCFVHIFAAALGVSALLAASATAFTVLKWLGAGYLFYVGIKLLFSRAESKPLAVEAEGSDQPVATDLWRVFTGGFWTNALNPKVAIFFLAFVPQFIAPGTEHATLAFLALGVLFNVNAIPVNIGWALAAAWLARHASVVQRGMHWLDRVAGTLFIAFGLKLAFTDNPAS, encoded by the coding sequence GTGCCTACCCACCAGTTGCTGTTGTTTGTTGCCGCAGGGTGGCTGCTGAATCTGACGCCAGGGCCTGATGTGCTCTACATCGTGTCCCAGGCTTTGCGCAGCGGCGCGCGTGCCGGAGTCGTGGCGGGTTTGGGCATCACGGCGGGCTGCTTTGTGCACATCTTCGCGGCGGCGCTGGGCGTGAGCGCCCTGCTGGCGGCCTCTGCCACAGCTTTCACTGTGCTGAAGTGGCTGGGCGCGGGCTACCTGTTTTATGTGGGAATCAAGCTGTTGTTTTCCCGTGCAGAGAGCAAGCCGTTGGCGGTCGAGGCAGAGGGCTCCGACCAGCCCGTCGCAACGGACCTCTGGCGCGTGTTCACCGGCGGCTTCTGGACCAATGCCCTCAACCCCAAGGTGGCGATCTTCTTTTTGGCATTCGTGCCGCAATTCATCGCACCGGGTACCGAGCATGCCACCCTGGCATTCCTGGCCTTGGGCGTGCTGTTCAATGTCAACGCCATTCCGGTCAATATCGGCTGGGCGTTGGCTGCGGCCTGGCTCGCGCGCCACGCCAGCGTGGTACAGCGCGGCATGCACTGGCTGGACCGCGTGGCCGGCACCCTGTTCATCGCATTCGGGCTGAAGCTCGCTTTCACAGACAATCCTGCATCCTAA
- a CDS encoding site-specific recombinase, which yields MAKTATDLPQLLEALDPEADLVHRHLWLISLLEWIRGADGAPATALGHIEMLLDVLEAREDTRLKLQRWWRALIDAVDISNLLCDYGFSARNAFVSEMVQRLHRRWLPASPQTTDAAELFALVLSHPADAQWLHALTPKHLARLAAILSAPSNGHHAKVRPGLSYWQDGLLDALTFCTSQIRATGFSPEVRLRMDAGWREHNPFHELTACFDRLRDAWFSGQDLTEAVKAFEAQLDSCNWAATSVYEHLDAHGISVDLVFRLRQLRGRIQRVRALLACLLDDPQYLNCAGLLSHLATLEQEQRSVGALVRASSSLLAAKVAERSSETGEHYIARTRTEYREMLSNAAGGGALTALTTALKFAVMALGLSAFWYGFWAGAVYAASFVLIQLLHFTLATKQPAMTAPAMAAKLKDVSTPEALESFVDEVTHLVRSQTAAVIGNVAVVFPATVLLALGVQQLRGTPMIDATTAHYVLHSLTLLGPSVLYAAFTGVLLFSSSILAGWVENWFVLHRLDSAIRYNPRFTAVLGVQRADRWAHFWRHNISGLAANVSLGFILGLTPAILGFFGIPLDVRHVTLSTGQLGAACATLGWEVVHEPALWWAVAAIPLIGQLNVGVSFLFAFRVALRAHDVSNISRNRIYRAITRRLVQSPLSFVWPARSND from the coding sequence ATGGCCAAAACCGCAACCGACCTGCCCCAGCTACTTGAAGCACTGGACCCTGAGGCGGATCTGGTGCACCGCCACCTGTGGCTGATTTCCCTGCTCGAATGGATTCGCGGAGCCGACGGCGCCCCAGCCACGGCGCTGGGCCACATCGAAATGCTGCTCGATGTGCTGGAAGCCCGTGAAGACACACGCCTCAAGCTGCAACGCTGGTGGCGTGCGCTCATTGACGCGGTGGACATCAGCAACTTGCTGTGCGACTACGGCTTTTCCGCCCGCAACGCCTTTGTCAGCGAAATGGTGCAGCGCCTGCACCGGCGCTGGCTGCCGGCGTCACCACAGACCACCGATGCCGCGGAGCTGTTTGCGCTGGTGCTGTCCCATCCGGCAGACGCCCAGTGGCTGCATGCCCTCACACCCAAGCACTTGGCACGCCTGGCAGCCATTCTGAGTGCACCGTCCAACGGCCACCACGCCAAGGTGCGGCCAGGCCTGAGCTACTGGCAAGACGGCTTGCTGGACGCGTTGACCTTTTGCACCAGCCAGATCCGCGCCACCGGTTTCTCACCCGAAGTCCGCTTGCGCATGGATGCAGGTTGGCGCGAGCACAACCCCTTCCACGAGTTGACCGCCTGTTTTGACCGTCTGCGCGACGCCTGGTTCAGTGGCCAGGATCTGACAGAGGCGGTAAAAGCCTTTGAAGCACAGCTGGACTCCTGCAACTGGGCTGCCACCAGCGTCTACGAGCATCTGGACGCGCATGGCATCTCGGTGGATCTGGTGTTTCGCCTGCGCCAGTTGCGCGGGCGTATCCAACGGGTACGGGCACTGCTGGCCTGTCTGCTCGATGACCCGCAGTACCTGAATTGCGCCGGTCTGCTGTCCCACCTGGCGACACTGGAGCAGGAACAGCGCAGCGTGGGCGCACTGGTACGCGCCAGCTCGTCCCTGCTGGCTGCCAAGGTGGCCGAGCGCAGTTCGGAAACCGGGGAGCACTACATTGCCCGCACCCGCACCGAATACCGCGAGATGCTGTCCAACGCGGCTGGCGGTGGCGCCTTGACGGCGCTTACGACAGCGCTGAAGTTTGCGGTGATGGCCCTGGGCCTGAGCGCCTTCTGGTACGGCTTCTGGGCCGGCGCGGTGTATGCCGCCAGCTTCGTCCTGATCCAGCTGCTGCATTTCACGCTGGCCACCAAACAGCCGGCCATGACCGCACCAGCCATGGCGGCCAAGCTCAAGGACGTGTCCACACCCGAGGCGCTGGAGTCTTTTGTGGATGAAGTGACCCACCTGGTGCGCTCGCAGACCGCCGCGGTCATCGGCAATGTGGCCGTGGTATTCCCGGCAACCGTGCTCCTGGCGCTGGGCGTGCAGCAACTGCGCGGCACGCCCATGATCGACGCCACCACAGCCCATTACGTGCTGCACTCGCTCACCCTGCTGGGGCCCAGCGTGCTCTATGCCGCGTTCACCGGCGTGCTGCTGTTTTCCAGCAGCATTCTGGCGGGTTGGGTGGAAAACTGGTTTGTGCTGCACCGGCTGGACTCGGCCATCCGATACAACCCGCGTTTCACTGCAGTCTTGGGTGTACAGCGTGCCGACCGCTGGGCGCATTTCTGGCGCCACAACATCTCCGGTCTGGCAGCCAATGTGTCGCTGGGCTTCATCCTGGGGCTGACGCCCGCCATACTGGGTTTTTTCGGGATCCCGCTGGACGTGCGGCACGTCACCCTGTCGACCGGCCAATTGGGCGCCGCATGCGCCACGCTAGGCTGGGAGGTGGTGCATGAACCCGCGCTGTGGTGGGCCGTGGCGGCCATCCCGCTGATCGGCCAGCTCAATGTAGGCGTGAGTTTTCTGTTTGCGTTCCGGGTTGCGCTGCGCGCCCACGACGTGTCCAACATCAGCCGCAACCGCATTTACCGGGCCATTACGCGCCGACTGGTACAAAGTCCCCTGAGCTTTGTCTGGCCCGCACGCTCCAATGACTGA
- the apaG gene encoding Co2+/Mg2+ efflux protein ApaG, which yields MPKYEFLVEVVPQYLPDQSNPEEALYVFAYTITITNTGEVTAQLISRTWNVNDANGHTEKVRGLGVVGQQPLLKPGQSFEYTSGTRLRTPTGTMHGSFFCVAEDGEKFDATVPMFVLDALSGDHGLDQKRTLH from the coding sequence ATGCCAAAGTATGAATTTCTGGTGGAAGTGGTGCCGCAATACCTTCCCGACCAATCCAATCCGGAAGAGGCCCTGTACGTCTTTGCCTACACCATCACCATCACCAATACCGGTGAGGTGACCGCGCAGCTCATCTCGCGGACATGGAACGTCAATGACGCCAACGGCCACACCGAAAAAGTGCGCGGCCTGGGCGTTGTCGGCCAGCAGCCGCTGCTCAAGCCGGGGCAGTCGTTCGAGTACACCAGCGGCACGCGTTTGCGCACGCCCACGGGCACCATGCACGGCAGCTTTTTTTGCGTGGCCGAAGATGGCGAGAAATTCGACGCCACCGTGCCCATGTTCGTGCTGGATGCCCTCAGCGGTGACCACGGGCTGGACCAGAAACGCACGCTGCACTGA
- a CDS encoding chorismate-binding protein: protein MMTETQFQALRDQGYNRIPLMAQAFADLETPLSLYLKLARTPGSAEPAPYSFLLESVVGGERFGRYSFIGLPARTLLRASGFGQHARTEVVTDGVVVETSGANPLDFIAEYQSRFKVALQPGLPRFCGGLAGYFGYDAVRYIEKKLENSCPPDELNCPDILLLQTEELAVIDNLSGKLHLIVYVDPTQPGAFARGQARLAELRAQLAQAVIAPEVRPTQTHEAVRDFAKADYIAAVERAKELIAGGDFMQVQVGQRIKKRYTESPLSLYRALRSLNPSPYMYYYNFSGADGQGGDFHVVGASPEILVRQEQVVTDGVTEQKVTIRPLAGTRPRGATAELDKAAEVELVGDPKERAEHVMLIDLARNDIGRIAKIGSVKVTDAFCVERYSHVMHIVSNVEGTLNDGMTSMDVLRATFPAGTLTGAPKVHAMELIDQLEPIKRGIYGGACGYLSYAGDMDVAIAIRTGIIKNQTLYVQAAAGVVADSVPELEWKETEAKARALLRASELVEEGLE from the coding sequence GTGATGACCGAAACCCAATTCCAGGCCTTGCGCGACCAGGGCTACAACCGCATACCGCTGATGGCGCAAGCCTTTGCGGACCTTGAAACCCCGCTTTCCCTCTACCTCAAGCTGGCGCGCACTCCAGGCAGTGCCGAGCCCGCGCCCTACAGCTTTCTGCTGGAGTCCGTGGTGGGCGGGGAGCGCTTTGGCCGCTACAGCTTCATAGGCTTGCCAGCGCGCACCCTGTTGCGCGCCAGTGGCTTTGGCCAACATGCCCGCACCGAAGTCGTGACCGATGGCGTGGTGGTGGAGACCTCCGGCGCCAACCCGCTGGACTTCATCGCCGAATACCAGAGCCGATTCAAGGTGGCTCTGCAGCCGGGCCTGCCGCGCTTCTGCGGCGGTCTGGCCGGTTACTTTGGCTACGACGCCGTGCGCTATATCGAAAAGAAGCTGGAAAACAGCTGCCCACCGGATGAGCTGAACTGCCCCGACATCCTGCTGCTGCAAACCGAAGAGCTGGCGGTGATCGACAACCTCTCGGGCAAGTTGCATCTTATCGTCTATGTGGACCCGACACAGCCCGGCGCCTTTGCCAGGGGACAAGCCCGACTGGCCGAACTGCGTGCGCAACTGGCCCAGGCCGTGATTGCGCCGGAGGTCAGGCCTACCCAGACGCATGAGGCGGTACGCGACTTCGCCAAGGCCGACTACATTGCCGCGGTCGAGCGCGCCAAGGAGCTGATCGCCGGAGGCGACTTCATGCAGGTGCAGGTGGGCCAGCGTATCAAGAAACGCTACACCGAGTCCCCCTTGAGCCTCTACCGCGCTCTGCGCTCGCTCAACCCCAGCCCCTACATGTACTACTACAACTTCAGCGGTGCAGACGGGCAGGGCGGTGACTTCCACGTGGTGGGGGCGTCGCCTGAAATCCTGGTGCGCCAGGAGCAGGTGGTGACGGACGGTGTGACCGAGCAAAAAGTCACTATCCGCCCCCTGGCCGGCACCCGCCCGCGCGGCGCCACTGCAGAACTGGACAAGGCCGCCGAAGTGGAGCTGGTGGGTGACCCCAAGGAACGTGCCGAGCATGTGATGCTGATCGACCTGGCGCGTAACGACATCGGCCGCATTGCCAAGATCGGCAGCGTGAAGGTGACCGATGCCTTCTGCGTGGAGCGTTACAGCCACGTGATGCACATCGTGAGCAATGTGGAAGGCACCCTCAATGACGGCATGACCAGCATGGACGTGCTCCGAGCCACCTTCCCGGCCGGCACGCTAACCGGCGCGCCCAAGGTGCATGCCATGGAGCTGATCGATCAGCTGGAGCCCATCAAGCGCGGCATCTATGGCGGCGCTTGCGGCTATCTGAGCTACGCCGGTGACATGGATGTGGCCATTGCCATTCGCACCGGCATCATCAAGAACCAGACCCTGTACGTGCAGGCGGCAGCCGGTGTGGTCGCCGACAGCGTGCCCGAGCTGGAATGGAAAGAAACCGAAGCCAAGGCGCGCGCCTTGTTGCGTGCCAGCGAGCTGGTCGAGGAAGGATTGGAGTAA
- the rpe gene encoding ribulose-phosphate 3-epimerase, with protein sequence MTYRIAPSILSADFARLGEEVKNVIAAGADWIHFDVMDNHYVPNLTFGPMICSALKPHAKTAAGVAVPIDVHLMISPVDALAASFAEAGADLISFHPDASGHVHRSIQAIKSKGVKAGLVFNPAEPLDVLDWVIEDIDLVLIMSVNPGFGGQSFIDSALRKIADVRKRIDASGKDIRLEVDGGIKTDNIRRVADAGADTFVAGSAIFGKPDYKAVVDAMRQALA encoded by the coding sequence ATGACCTACCGTATTGCCCCGTCCATCCTCTCCGCCGACTTCGCCCGCCTGGGGGAAGAAGTGAAAAACGTCATCGCCGCTGGCGCCGACTGGATCCACTTCGATGTGATGGACAACCACTATGTGCCCAATCTGACCTTCGGCCCCATGATTTGCAGTGCACTCAAGCCCCATGCCAAGACCGCTGCGGGCGTGGCCGTGCCCATTGACGTGCATTTGATGATTTCGCCCGTCGACGCCCTGGCCGCCAGCTTTGCCGAGGCCGGAGCCGACCTGATCAGCTTCCATCCGGATGCCAGCGGCCATGTCCATCGCAGCATCCAGGCGATCAAGAGCAAGGGTGTGAAGGCCGGTCTGGTCTTCAACCCGGCCGAGCCGCTGGACGTGCTGGATTGGGTGATAGAGGACATCGATCTGGTTCTGATCATGAGCGTCAACCCCGGTTTCGGCGGACAGAGCTTCATCGACTCGGCGCTACGCAAGATCGCGGATGTGCGCAAACGCATTGACGCCAGCGGCAAGGACATCCGCCTGGAAGTCGATGGTGGCATCAAGACCGACAACATCCGCCGTGTGGCCGATGCGGGTGCCGACACCTTTGTGGCGGGCAGCGCCATTTTCGGCAAGCCGGACTACAAGGCGGTGGTGGACGCCATGCGCCAAGCGCTGGCCTGA
- the thiL gene encoding thiamine-phosphate kinase encodes MGEFDLIKQYFTRPTPKAVLGVGDDCALLQPRPGMHLAISTDMLVSGRHFFADVDPRALGHKALAVNLSDLAACGASPLAFTLALALPQADPAWLAPFSQGLLALADAHGCELIGGDTTKGPLNICITVFGEVPHGQALLRSGARAGDDIYVSGNVGDANLALAHLQQQGTTPLPPETFAQARLRLEQPTPRLALGMALRGIATAAADISDGLLGDLGHILERSGVGATLDTSAALHLLAAYPALAAAAAPSDAPALQRALLKHVLSGGDDYELVFTAPATQAAAVQAAARASHTPVTRIGRIEAQSGLRLTDGDGQPMELHLQSFDHFGSD; translated from the coding sequence ATGGGTGAGTTCGACCTGATCAAGCAATACTTCACGCGCCCCACACCCAAGGCGGTACTGGGCGTGGGCGACGACTGCGCACTGCTGCAGCCCAGACCTGGCATGCACCTGGCCATCTCCACCGACATGCTGGTCAGCGGGCGCCACTTCTTTGCCGATGTGGACCCGCGCGCGTTGGGCCACAAGGCGCTGGCGGTCAACCTGAGCGACCTGGCGGCCTGTGGCGCTTCGCCGCTGGCTTTCACCCTGGCCCTGGCCCTGCCGCAAGCTGACCCTGCCTGGCTGGCCCCCTTCTCGCAAGGCCTGCTGGCCCTGGCCGATGCCCATGGCTGCGAGCTGATTGGTGGCGATACCACCAAGGGACCACTCAACATCTGCATCACCGTATTCGGCGAAGTGCCGCATGGGCAGGCCCTGCTGCGCAGCGGTGCGCGCGCAGGTGACGACATCTACGTCAGCGGCAATGTGGGTGACGCCAATCTGGCTCTTGCCCATCTGCAACAACAAGGCACAACACCGCTGCCGCCCGAAACCTTCGCGCAAGCCCGGCTGCGCCTGGAGCAACCCACACCGCGTCTGGCCCTGGGCATGGCACTGCGCGGCATTGCCACGGCGGCAGCCGACATCAGCGACGGACTGTTGGGCGACCTGGGCCACATCCTGGAGCGGTCCGGGGTGGGCGCCACACTGGACACCTCTGCCGCCTTGCATTTGCTGGCGGCCTACCCCGCCCTCGCTGCAGCGGCGGCCCCTTCGGACGCACCAGCGCTGCAACGCGCGCTGCTCAAGCATGTACTCAGCGGCGGGGATGATTACGAGCTGGTATTTACTGCACCGGCAACGCAGGCTGCCGCAGTGCAAGCCGCAGCGCGTGCCAGCCACACACCGGTCACCCGCATCGGGCGCATAGAAGCGCAATCCGGCCTGCGGCTGACCGACGGCGACGGCCAACCTATGGAGCTGCATCTGCAGTCGTTTGACCACTTCGGCTCCGACTGA
- the trpD gene encoding anthranilate phosphoribosyltransferase: MPQPKGQITPQEALQRTIEHREIFHDEMLHLMRQIMSGEVSPVMIAAITAGLRVKKETIGEITAAAQIMREFSTKVEIADKSSLVDIVGTGGDGSHTFNISTCAMFVAAAAGAKVSKHGGRGVSSKSGSADVMEALGVNINLTPAQIAQCLAETGVGFMFAPNHHPAMKNVAPVRREMGIKTIFNLLGPLTNPAGAPNILMGVFHPDLVGIQVRALQRLGAEHAVVVYGRDGMDEVSLGASTLVGELKDGEIREYEIHPEDFGMIMASNRALKVENPEASRAMLLGVLDNQPGAAKDIVALNAGVALYAANVAGTMQDGIQRAYAAIESGAAKAKLEVLASLSARLAG, from the coding sequence ATGCCTCAGCCAAAAGGCCAGATCACCCCGCAAGAAGCCTTGCAACGCACCATCGAGCACCGCGAGATATTTCACGACGAGATGCTGCACCTGATGCGCCAGATCATGTCTGGCGAGGTTTCGCCGGTGATGATTGCCGCCATTACAGCAGGCCTGCGCGTCAAGAAGGAAACCATTGGCGAGATCACCGCTGCCGCACAGATCATGCGGGAGTTTTCCACCAAGGTGGAGATTGCCGATAAGTCGTCTCTGGTGGACATCGTGGGCACCGGGGGCGACGGATCGCACACCTTCAATATTTCAACCTGCGCCATGTTCGTGGCGGCTGCGGCGGGTGCCAAGGTCAGCAAGCATGGCGGACGCGGTGTCAGCAGCAAGAGCGGCAGCGCCGATGTGATGGAGGCGCTGGGCGTCAACATCAACCTCACGCCGGCGCAGATTGCCCAATGCCTGGCGGAGACGGGTGTCGGTTTCATGTTTGCACCCAACCACCATCCCGCCATGAAGAATGTGGCGCCAGTGCGCCGCGAGATGGGTATCAAGACCATCTTCAACCTGCTGGGCCCGCTGACCAATCCGGCCGGCGCTCCGAACATCCTGATGGGCGTTTTCCATCCGGACCTGGTGGGTATTCAGGTGCGTGCCCTGCAGCGTCTGGGCGCGGAACACGCGGTGGTGGTCTACGGCCGTGATGGCATGGACGAAGTCAGCCTGGGCGCCTCCACGCTGGTGGGCGAGCTCAAAGACGGTGAAATCCGGGAGTACGAAATCCATCCGGAAGACTTCGGCATGATCATGGCCAGCAACCGTGCCTTGAAGGTGGAAAACCCCGAGGCTTCACGGGCTATGTTGCTGGGCGTGCTGGATAACCAGCCCGGCGCAGCCAAAGACATCGTGGCGCTCAATGCGGGGGTGGCCTTGTACGCGGCCAATGTCGCCGGCACCATGCAGGATGGCATCCAACGCGCCTATGCGGCCATTGAATCCGGGGCGGCCAAGGCCAAACTGGAGGTCCTGGCCTCCCTGTCGGCCCGCTTGGCGGGGTGA
- a CDS encoding aminodeoxychorismate/anthranilate synthase component II, which produces MTNKIKLLMVDNYDSFTYNIVQYFGELGADVEVYRNDEITLEEIAARKPDRLVVSPGPCSPNEAGISVPAIRHFMGKLPILGVCLGHQSIGAALGGKIIRAQELMHGKTSVITTTQEGVFAGLPRQFTVNRYHSLAIERSSCPKELAVTAWTDDGEIMGVRHTGLPFEVRMEGVQFHPESILTEHGHAMLQNFLR; this is translated from the coding sequence ATGACAAACAAAATCAAGCTTCTCATGGTCGACAACTACGACAGCTTTACCTACAACATCGTCCAGTACTTTGGCGAGCTGGGGGCGGACGTCGAGGTGTATCGCAACGACGAAATCACTTTGGAAGAAATTGCTGCGCGCAAGCCCGACCGTCTGGTTGTTTCACCCGGCCCTTGCTCTCCCAACGAAGCCGGAATTTCTGTGCCAGCCATACGCCATTTCATGGGCAAGCTGCCGATTCTGGGCGTCTGCCTGGGGCACCAGAGCATTGGCGCGGCGCTGGGCGGCAAGATCATCCGGGCGCAGGAACTCATGCATGGCAAGACCTCGGTCATCACCACCACGCAAGAGGGCGTGTTTGCCGGATTGCCCAGGCAGTTCACGGTGAACCGCTATCACTCCCTGGCCATCGAGCGATCCAGCTGTCCCAAGGAGCTGGCCGTCACCGCATGGACGGACGATGGTGAGATCATGGGGGTTCGCCACACCGGCTTGCCGTTTGAGGTGCGCATGGAAGGCGTGCAATTCCACCCGGAAAGCATCCTGACGGAGCATGGGCATGCCATGCTGCAAAACTTTTTAAGGTAA
- a CDS encoding methyl-accepting chemotaxis protein, with amino-acid sequence MKLSLKLPLAFAVSLLLLLAGALFGIWRLNGAVSTYENDVLHEVAAHRKSADIAGHFSVAIQEWKNTLLRGSDPKDQEKYWASHLKEMSEVNSGIDELGKMVGDNPEAKPLVSKLRTEMANAQAGYLQAFDAYKQASNDPIAGDKAARGKDRDAAATLNALRGVLAKSEAAVAVVASQGAKSATQIATGVMVFISLAALIGSVLISRQIVGSLQRAVGLANQVADGDLSSQVQTRGRDEIAELLRALATMQDKLAVLVARVRQGSENVAHASAEIAQGNNDLSARTEQQASALQQTASSMEELGSTVSHSANNARQASQLASSASAVATRGGEVVGHVVETMKGINDSSRRIADIISVIDGIAFQTNILALNAAVEAARAGEQGRGFAVVASEVRALAGRSADAAKEIKTLIGTSVERVEHGTTLVDQAGATMTEVVTAIRRVTDIVAEISAASAEQDAGVNQVGQAVNQIDQATQQNAALVEEMAAAASGLKSQAMDLVDAVSVFKLRAGDAPTHVLLGASLPA; translated from the coding sequence ATGAAACTGAGTCTCAAGCTACCCTTGGCATTCGCCGTCTCCCTGTTGCTGCTGCTGGCCGGCGCATTGTTCGGAATCTGGAGACTCAACGGCGCAGTCTCCACCTACGAAAACGATGTGCTGCACGAAGTCGCTGCGCACCGCAAGAGCGCGGACATCGCGGGCCACTTTTCGGTCGCCATCCAGGAATGGAAAAACACCTTGCTGCGCGGATCGGACCCCAAAGACCAGGAAAAGTACTGGGCTTCACACCTCAAGGAAATGAGCGAGGTCAACTCTGGAATTGATGAACTGGGCAAGATGGTGGGCGACAACCCGGAGGCAAAACCGCTGGTCTCCAAGCTGCGCACCGAAATGGCCAATGCCCAGGCCGGCTACCTGCAGGCTTTCGATGCCTACAAGCAAGCCAGCAATGACCCCATCGCGGGCGACAAGGCGGCCCGCGGCAAGGACCGCGATGCCGCAGCCACGCTGAATGCCTTGCGTGGCGTACTGGCCAAATCCGAAGCCGCCGTGGCGGTGGTGGCATCGCAGGGCGCCAAGAGCGCCACCCAGATTGCGACCGGGGTGATGGTGTTCATCTCGCTTGCGGCCCTGATTGGCAGTGTGCTGATCAGCCGCCAGATCGTGGGCTCTCTGCAGCGGGCCGTGGGTCTGGCCAACCAGGTCGCCGACGGTGACCTCAGCTCGCAAGTCCAGACGCGAGGACGTGACGAAATTGCCGAACTGCTGCGCGCACTCGCCACCATGCAGGACAAGCTGGCAGTACTGGTGGCGCGTGTGCGCCAGGGCTCTGAAAACGTGGCCCATGCCAGCGCGGAAATTGCCCAGGGAAACAATGACCTGTCAGCTCGTACCGAACAACAGGCCAGCGCCCTGCAGCAGACCGCCTCCAGCATGGAGGAACTGGGCTCCACCGTCAGCCACAGCGCCAACAACGCGCGCCAGGCCAGCCAACTGGCCAGTAGCGCTTCAGCCGTTGCCACACGCGGTGGGGAGGTGGTGGGCCATGTGGTGGAAACCATGAAGGGCATCAACGACAGCTCGCGCCGCATTGCGGACATCATCAGCGTCATAGACGGCATTGCCTTTCAGACCAACATCCTCGCGCTGAATGCGGCAGTAGAAGCAGCACGTGCCGGCGAGCAAGGCCGCGGGTTTGCCGTGGTGGCCTCCGAGGTCCGCGCCCTTGCCGGTCGATCGGCCGATGCCGCCAAGGAAATCAAGACCCTCATCGGCACCAGCGTGGAACGGGTGGAACATGGCACGACCCTGGTCGATCAGGCAGGCGCCACCATGACCGAGGTGGTCACCGCCATCCGGCGTGTAACCGACATCGTGGCGGAAATCAGCGCGGCCAGCGCCGAGCAGGATGCGGGCGTGAACCAGGTTGGCCAGGCGGTCAATCAGATCGATCAGGCCACCCAGCAAAATGCCGCCCTGGTCGAGGAAATGGCCGCCGCTGCCAGCGGCCTCAAAAGCCAGGCCATGGATCTGGTGGATGCCGTCTCGGTGTTCAAGCTGCGGGCGGGAGATGCCCCCACGCACGTGCTGCTGGGCGCGTCCTTGCCCGCCTGA
- the ltaE gene encoding low-specificity L-threonine aldolase produces MVSTVDLRSDTVTQPTAAMRAAMAAAPLGDDVFGDDPSINALQDKVAAMLGFEAALFMPTGTQSNLCGILSHCQRGDEYIVGQLAHTYRWEGGGAAVLGSVQPQPLSHQPDGTLSLSDIEAAIKPDDAHFARSRLLTLENTWGGKLLPFAYVQAATELAKRKGLSRHLDGARLFNAATAQAALTGTDPYQEARAIAGCFDSVSVCFSKGLGAPVGSALCGSKEFIGRAHRIRKMAGGGMRQAGVLAAAATHALDHHVLRLAQDHQLAKRLADGLIGIEGLQVEAPQTNIVFVDLVGPAREQSAALLDYLKTQGVLATGLYRLRFVTHLDVDAAGVDRAVATVRQFFKA; encoded by the coding sequence ATGGTTTCTACAGTGGATTTGCGCAGCGACACGGTGACCCAACCCACGGCCGCCATGCGGGCAGCCATGGCGGCGGCCCCGTTGGGGGACGACGTCTTTGGCGATGACCCCAGCATCAACGCCTTGCAGGACAAGGTCGCGGCAATGCTCGGGTTCGAAGCTGCGCTATTCATGCCTACCGGTACGCAAAGCAATCTGTGCGGCATTCTGAGCCACTGCCAGCGCGGCGACGAGTACATCGTCGGCCAGCTGGCGCATACCTACCGCTGGGAAGGAGGGGGCGCTGCCGTGCTGGGCAGCGTGCAGCCGCAGCCGCTGAGCCACCAGCCGGATGGCACACTTTCCCTGTCTGATATCGAGGCCGCAATCAAACCCGATGACGCGCATTTCGCCCGCAGTCGCCTGCTGACGCTGGAAAACACCTGGGGCGGCAAGCTGCTGCCGTTTGCCTACGTGCAGGCGGCAACCGAGCTGGCAAAGCGCAAGGGCCTGAGCCGCCATCTGGATGGCGCGCGCCTGTTCAATGCCGCGACTGCCCAGGCCGCCTTGACGGGCACTGATCCGTACCAGGAGGCACGCGCCATCGCCGGTTGTTTTGACAGCGTTTCCGTGTGCTTCAGCAAGGGGCTGGGTGCGCCCGTGGGCTCGGCTCTGTGCGGCAGCAAGGAGTTCATTGGCCGCGCGCACCGTATCCGCAAGATGGCGGGTGGCGGCATGCGCCAGGCCGGCGTGCTGGCGGCTGCAGCAACCCATGCACTGGACCACCACGTACTGCGGCTGGCGCAAGACCACCAATTGGCCAAGCGTCTGGCAGACGGGCTCATCGGGATCGAGGGCCTGCAAGTGGAAGCGCCACAGACCAACATCGTGTTCGTTGATCTGGTGGGCCCGGCACGTGAACAGTCTGCGGCCCTTCTGGACTATCTGAAGACCCAGGGCGTGTTGGCCACGGGCCTATATCGCTTGCGGTTTGTCACCCACCTGGACGTGGACGCTGCGGGTGTTGACCGTGCCGTGGCTACCGTGCGGCAATTCTTCAAGGCGTAA